The genome window AACTGAAGAGTCATTGACTGGAGCAGATCCAGTCATTACTCAGAAGATCAATACTCGAGTCATTGACTGGGGCAGATCCAGTCATTGACCTTAAAGGCCGTGGAGTGCACTCCTTTGAATATCTTCTCATTCCCTCAGTTCTATATTTTCCTAGCCGTCATTAATAGAATGGTATAAACTGCTTCTCTCCTTCTAGGATGCCGCACTAACTTCAACCTATATTCCAGTAGCTCACTTAACGACTGGAACTGGGACATCACAAGAATTTTTATCCAACCGCTACTTGCCACCAAACTGACTTGGCGAACACATAATCCACCAGTAGGTGCTGCACCGATTCCATTCCAGATCTGCAAGAAGAACAAGTGCTATTTTTAACCAGAACCCCTCTTTCCAATAAGCCTTTTGCAGTTGCAATTTTCCCATGCATAGCTCTCCAAACGAAATAGTTTACTTTTGGAACTGCTATACGACTCCAGTTAAAACTTATTCCTTGGTTATTTTTATTTTCTCTTTCTTCTATATCGCTTCTGACTTGTTTCACCGAAAATTCCACCTGTTCGCCATTTGATACCCACCCCATTGATCGTTTACTTTCTGAATACTCCGCTATACCAACAGATCGTACATTTGATTCACCTGTTCCTTTTCCTGGGTTGAAGACGGAACTGCCCTCCAATTTATATCCCAAATAGGTACTTGATTTGGAACTTTATAACATTTAGAGACTCGAGCTTGCTTATTCCTCACTAGCTGTTATACGTCAGGAAAACGGTCCATTAACATACCGCCTTGGATACAGTGTTCTTTCCAGAACAGTACAGAGCTCCCATCACCAATTTTACATTTGATTCTATGATACAGGTCAATATTGACCTTCAAGAACTCTTTATTAATCGAAGTTATGTTGACCCACACCCCCAATGATGCCCTTTTTGAAAGAATTAAATTATTACTCCCCGTGTCTCCATGTATGCTTGCTACTACCTTAGCCCATAACTGTTCACCCGATGACTTAAATCGCCACCACCACTTCGCTATTAAACCCATATTGAGCTCTTTAATACCGCCGACTCCTAAACCCGCACTTTCTTTTGACTTCATAACCTTATCCCAAGCTACCCATTGGATTTTCCGGTTATTACTTGACCCGCTCCATAAAAATCTCCTCCGTATGCCTTCTAGAGTAATTATCACCCCCACTGGTGTCTTATATAATGATAGAAAGTTCGTGGGTAATGAACCCAATACGGTCTTGATCAAGGTGATTCTTCCGACAAAAGAGAGATATTTTGCTTTCCACAAAGACAACTTATTGTTAAATCTATCCACAATTACTTTCTAGCTTTCAACTCGATTCATATTTCCCCCAATATTAAGCCCGAGATACTCGAATGATAATTCTCCCTTTTGACATTTTAAGTGATTCGCCATATCATTCACCACCTCATCCCCAACCCCAATCCCATATACTTTGCTTTTCTTTATATTCACTCTCAAACCCGAGGCGATGACCTTAGAATTCGTTTTAATGCCAGAAAACTTAACTCCATCCAAACCCCAACAAAAAAAAAGCTACacaaggattgaacccatgaacTCTTGTTGGTAGGGGGGGGTTAACCACTACACCAACTTTCCTTTTCGAtcactgttgatgcaacaaacacgggaccaaggatggtagctaagctggttaggcaaaaaggctgaagggttcagttttgcctaacgcaggtcgcggggtccctccacgtttgcaaaacgtggaaggaggttcactagtatgttcttgttatttgctttgaggttctttctccgaggccagctcgaatccagaaaagaaagcaaatagaatgaaagTTATGAAGAGTTGTTTGgaagtgacaaagaactctttgaatgactagagattaaggaatctctgccCTTTTGGAATGTCTTAGAAGTGTACATGAGCTGTCTTTTTATAGTGGAAGACATCTCCTGAAATAGCATAAACTATACTAGCGAAACCTGTTTGcaaatggagggtttccccttttggggttgaaggctttggacccctggttaatagagtgtgcttgtgcagacctgctctgactttgtgagttggtgagcatgAGTTGGTGGGACGAGTCTCTAGACATGACTGATTACTGTTTCTCGATTTCCtcattttacagcttttcatccgatgaacctttcaaccttttaagctctttgcatattaatcattttgtttatccttgggctacccccgtcgtcagccccccaagtcagaggtttttggggtagtatgctcaaagacgtctgacttttatgcatgtcttttaaaggcttcaagggttcgttgcttggaggcttgaaaggtttgaggcagttacttttttgaattttgaatttgaaacgatttgacagttgatttgattgacaTGTGTCAGGCGACGGTTTTGCAGGAACCATTTATTTACCTTTATTACCCCTACTTTACTCTCATATTATTTTAAAGTTGTAAAATTTCTTCATTTTACTCACAATCATTCACAGTTTCCTTCCTCAGGTTAGTTTCTCTTCTCCATTTTCACTTTTACTTTGTTCAatcatgggtgcccttaaggatttagcgaggTCATTCTCTCGAATGACACAAGAGGAGGTAGACCTGTTTTGTCTTGAATATGGTATTGATAAGAAATTTAATCCAACTGCCCCTGCTTGCGATGTTTCTGTTGACAAACCAAATCCTGGTTCGATTGCTTTGTATTGTCGTCACTTTCAGTGGTctaatcttcgttaccctttttcgttTTTCGTTTTGAACTTGCTTGAATATTATCGTgtttcttttgggcaagttcatccgaaggggatggctagggttttgcactttgaaaTGTTGTGTCGTGCTCTTGGGTATGATCCCTCTTTGTTGCTTTTTCGGAGATTTTTTCGTTTAGCCAAAAATGGTGATTGGTTCACCTTTGAGACatcaaaggttgatacttgtcttatttcatccatggttacaacgcttgggtcctggaaggatcggtttttctgggtttctgattctatcattcctttcaaaatggtgtggaggcgtccggatgctgttctcaatgatccggagccttctgagtcagaaggctccggatcattgagaacagcatccggacgcctccacaccattttgaaaggaatgatagaatcagaaacccagaaaaaccgatccttccaggacccaagcgttgtaaccatggatgaaataagacaagtatcaacctttgatGTCTCAAAGGTGAACCAATCACCATTTTTGGCTAAACGAAAAAATCTCCGAAAAAGCAACAAAGAGGGATCATACCCAAGAGCACGACACAACAtttcaaagtgcaaaaccctagccatccccttcggatgaacttgcccaaaagaaacACGATAATATTCAAGCAAGTTCAAAACGAAAaacgaaaaagggtaacgaagattagACCACTGAAAGTGACGACAATACAAAGCAATCGAACCAGGATTTGGTTTGTCAACAGAAACATCGCAAGCAGGGGCAGTTGGATTAAATTTCTTATCAATACCATAATCAAGACAAAACAGGTCTACCTCCTCTTGTGTCATTCGAGAGAATGAcctcgctaaatccttaagggcacccatgatTGAACAAAGTAAAAGTGAAAATGGAGAAGAGAAACTAACCTGAGGAAGGAAACTGTGAATGATTGTGAGTAAAATGAAGAAATTTTACAACTTTAAAATAAATATGAGAGTAAAGTAGGGGTAATAAAGGTAAATAAATGGTTCCTGCaaaaccgccgcctgacacatgtcaatcaaatcaactgtcaaatcgtttcaaattcaaaattcaaaaaagtaactgcctcaaacctttcaagcctccaagcaacgaacccttgaagcctttaaaagacatgcataaaagtcagacgtctttgagcatactaccccaaaaacctctgacttggggggctgacgacgggggtagcccaaggataaacaaaatgattaatatgcaaagagcttaaaaggttgaaaggttcatcggatgaaaagctgtaaaatgaGGAAATCGAGAAACAGTAATCAGTCATGTCTAGAGACTCGTCCCACCAACTcatgctcaccaactcacaaagtcagagcaggtctgcacaagcacactctattaaccaggggtccaaagccttcaaccccaaaaggggaaaccctccatttgCAAACAGGTTTCGCTAGTATAGTTTATGCTATTTCAGGAGatgtcttccactataagaagacagctcatgtACACTTCTAAGACATTCCAAAAGggcagagattccttaatctctagtcattcaaagagttctttgtcacttcCAAACAACTCTTCATAActttcattctatttgctttcttttctggattcgagctggcctcggagaaagaacctcaaagcaaataacaagaacatactagtgaacctccttccacgttttgcaaacgtggagggaccccgcgacctgcgttaggcaaaactgaacccttcagcctttttgcctaaccagcttagctaccatccttggtcccgtgtttgttgcatcaacaatatATGTAATTGTGCAGGAAGTGTGGTTGGATAAAATTACCGGAGGAGTTTGCTTGTCATCTCCACTAAGGCAATGTCAATAACTGGAATACAAGATCAGATCGGAGATGAGATACTGGAAATGGGTTCATACTGAAGAATCTAGGTTGGATTATTACCCTTTTTAAAATTTGCAAGCTAAGACAGTATGACATGATAATCTTGATAAGCTACAATACATTTATGCAATATCGGGAAATCCAACAGCTGACATGCCATGTTAGGACCCAATGTCTACACTTTAAAGAACTAACAAAAAATGAGCAAAAAAAGGTGTGCCACGCCCACACAAATTATGCTGTTTAGTTTTTTTAGCTATGCCTTCTTTTCACGTTTGTTACAGATTTTTGTCACTAAAATGCATAAGTTGCGCTACAAAGGTTGTGTCATCATGACGGATGTTGCAGTTGTTTGTTACAGACCTACATATGAATAGTGCTAGAAGCTAACTTCAAAATGTAGCTATATAAATTGTGTAAATTGAAATCCAGTATGTTGACTGTTGAGGACAAAATCAGTATGACAGTGTGGAAAAACACATTTCAACTATTCATGAACTATCATAAGGAAAAAGCATTTTTCTATAGCATCGTATATTGCTGAGCATGCTGCaattgggtaacgggtcaaatggcTTAGTGTCAAACCGGTACACTTTTGTcataaaaaagttaaaattttgttataaaaaaaagTCTAAATTTTGTTATAATTAATATGTATGTGTTGCTAGAAATTATCCTCGATCTGTTTCATTATTTGTAGAATATTGCAAACACTAAAGTTGCCCTCACACATCCGGTTCAACTCGGTCTGGCTCTTAACGTCTATCTTTTATTATGAAATTTTGAACTCTCCAGACCACACATGTTTATACTCTTCTTTCCAGGCTTTTGATTAAGCAATTGCAGAGCTGGATACCTTGGGTGAGGAGTCGTACAAAGAGAGCACCTTAATCACGAAACTCCTTCAATACAATCTCACTTTGTGAACCTCTGATATGCAGGTACAAGTTTTGTTTTTTCTATGTTTCTAAATTCTAACCCATTTGCTTATTAATAAGTCAAACCGGGAACGTTATACCTCTAACAcgttaaataaaacaaaattaaactaaaatagaGTGTAAATAAGCTGAGGCGTTAAACCTTGAATAGAGCCAATCCAAAGGACcacattatttatttaaatttaggATTTTTTGTTTAATTTGTAATAAAAATATTTACATAGTGTGTGtgatatatataattataattataaatacaTATGAAATTTAGATGTGAATATAAATATACTGTTAaattcatttattaaacaatgATAAACGAGCAAAGCTCAAGTTTTTGAAACTACTCACAAGCCGAGCTCGAAGTTAAAGACATAGAGCATGAAACACCCTAGCTCGAATTCTCTGAACTTAAACTAGCCAAGCTTTACCTTCGGTGTTCCCACTCGGCTCGGCCCTCGTTTACATCCCTATCTGAAAAAGGGTCTAAAGGTTCCATAATGTAATACTAATTCATCCAACCTATATTCCAAATATTATACTATGTTtcttataatatatatttatgatCATTTTTAACACAATATTTTGAACAAAATTTATTTTGGATGCAACAGGACGGGTCTAATGAAATTAAAGCacctggtgcaaaccaaagtgaGGAGCTACAGCAGCACCAGGGAGGCTTATCTTTGTTTAGGAGAATTTGTCACCTTATTTCTCTATCTTTATTTCCACTATGTTATGTTTGAATGATTAGTATTTGTTTACTTTTGGTAACTGATTTTTTCTATTCGGTTTCGGGTTTCATTTTCACATGCATCTAAAATCAGCTTGATAATTCGACCGTGTTGTGctcgcttttttttttttggttttgccTGTTTGAACCGCCTTATGTGCACCCTTGATTGTATAATCATTTGACACTCCAACAGTTCATATTTGGCAAATCGTATTTACAGTGCAAACAAACACGTACAAAACCACGTCGCAAATCGAGGGTGTTTACCACTAACAATAGTCTGTACTTGCAAATGTAGATGTACAAAATTCAACATTTTTGTAAACAATGTTTTCGCTCAAATACGGGCATGAAGCTTCTGCCAAAACGCAAAGAAACCGAGTTCATCAGGATTTTAAAATGTCGATGTCTAGCATTGCGGGGGATTCCCACTATTACTAAGTACTTAAAACAACAACAACCAAATATAATCAGTGTTTAACGCAAGTGGTTTAGATTGTGTTCTAAAGAGCCTCGGTGACACCCATTGTATCGCGTGGGCGAACCTACTAGTCTCACTAAGAACAATAAAAGGAGAATGAATGATCCATATACAAAACCGTAGATATATTATTCATACTCACTAaatcagttcacaacacacagAGACAATTTTTGAGAATTAAGGAGTTTTTACAACAGTTTTCAATCCATATACAGAAAACATTTGACATACACATACAAAGAAGTCAAAACATAATTACTACTTGTTATTCCTTCTAAGTGTCTCTACCACTTCATTCCTAGCAGCCATTACACTTGCAAAAAGACATTCTTCTTCCTCTTTTAAACTCTTCAATCCATTCCCAACCACCTCCAATCTTCTCTTCAATTCCATTCCACCATCACAATCATGAATTCCACTCGAAATAATCATACGAACACTCTCATTCACTCCTTCAACTTCCTTCACAATCCCCCCTTCCTCCATATATTTCTTCCTGAAGACAGAATCCAAAGCCATCAACGAAGGATCCACCAACACCGAGTTTACCATAATCTTCATAGTCGGATCAACTTCACTCTTTAATCCGGATAACACCACCCCACACACCCAAAATCCAGTACTTTTCAAAACTATCATAGCTTCATGAAATATGCATGCGTTTTCGTTCCGCTTCCTGTCTACATCACATCTAGTATCTTTAAACTCCATGATGGAATGATCATGTGTCTTGATCTCATTCATACGCTCTATAGCAAGAGCTGGAGATCTTTCCATGAGACTTAAAGCATGCGTAAGCGAAACACGAGCTTGATTGACACGAGCAATAGAAGAACTAATATAATTCATAAGGTCTAACAAGTTAATGGTGTAATCAAGATACTCATCAATGGAACAATCTTCCCAACTTGTCACTGGATAATCTATCTCCACCATCAACTTTGCAAAAGCATTGTTTATCATGGGTACCATTTGGAAACACTGGTGGATCCATGTTAATGACAAGAATTCCGATCCAAGTTTCAAACTTTCTAATGCCCGGTTTAAGTTTTCGGAAACTAGTGATCGGAAAGCTTGTAAGGATGTTAAACCGGCTTGCGACATATTGCGGTGGCGGCCgggatggt of Helianthus annuus cultivar XRQ/B chromosome 1, HanXRQr2.0-SUNRISE, whole genome shotgun sequence contains these proteins:
- the LOC110866165 gene encoding protein BPS1, chloroplastic yields the protein MILQLSRLGFSHHHHHHHHPGRHRNMSQAGLTSLQAFRSLVSENLNRALESLKLGSEFLSLTWIHQCFQMVPMINNAFAKLMVEIDYPVTSWEDCSIDEYLDYTINLLDLMNYISSSIARVNQARVSLTHALSLMERSPALAIERMNEIKTHDHSIMEFKDTRCDVDRKRNENACIFHEAMIVLKSTGFWVCGVVLSGLKSEVDPTMKIMVNSVLVDPSLMALDSVFRKKYMEEGGIVKEVEGVNESVRMIISSGIHDCDGGMELKRRLEVVGNGLKSLKEEEECLFASVMAARNEVVETLRRNNK